In Methanobacterium veterum, a single genomic region encodes these proteins:
- a CDS encoding MTH1187 family thiamine-binding protein has product MISAELTIVPVGTCDTSISKYIAAATSALEDNGINYKLTGMGTLIETDNPDKLFTAIKAAHESIFREGVQRVETHVKIDDRRDTDKTMEEKVGSVEQKMGK; this is encoded by the coding sequence ATGATATCTGCAGAACTAACCATAGTCCCAGTTGGGACATGTGATACAAGCATAAGTAAATATATAGCTGCTGCTACATCTGCATTAGAAGATAATGGCATTAACTATAAGCTAACAGGAATGGGCACTTTAATTGAAACAGATAATCCGGACAAACTTTTCACCGCAATAAAAGCCGCTCACGAATCCATATTTAGAGAAGGCGTACAAAGAGTTGAAACCCATGTAAAAATAGACGACCGAAGGGATACAGACAAAACAATGGAAGAAAAAGTGGGTTCAGTTGAACAAAAAATGGGAAAATAA